From one Plasmodium knowlesi strain H genome assembly, chromosome: 11 genomic stretch:
- a CDS encoding cation/H+ antiporter, putative, producing MVMGRVRATSYVRRTISQPLNKNVAPIKNSQSTTGLNDTNLIRNKNLHLQLLCNNKTPNGELDDDLEQNFGYREIGAYYSLRKSDITGLYNMVKNKLNIFLIFVPIGIISHLIGCKDIYIFFFNFMALIPLSALMGHVTEDLALHTGEIIGGLLNATFGNLMEMIFSIQALNAGLINVVQGTLLGSILSNLLLVLGMSFFAGGLYHHVQKFNEKGATCSTSLLLLSSLAITIPTVSSVTTNNNVEVLLKVSRITAVLIFLTYCLFLLFQLYTHISLFQDKEMTEEEPQLSVLAGSIFLIIITILVSIHSEYLITTIEAVVKYYNISENFIGVILLPVVGNATEHLTAVTVAIKNKVDLTMGVAVGSSAQIALFVVPVTVLFGWILNQPMTLAFSPLSSVILVISVIVTMAIVQDGESNWLEGVLLITAYLIVGVVFWFDTS from the coding sequence ATGGTTATGGGCAGAGTGCGCGCCACGTCTTACGTAAGACGCACAATTTCACAACCGCTGAACAAAAATGTAGCCCCGATAAAAAATTCCCAAAGCACAACGGGCCTGAACGACACAAATTTAATACGGAACAAAAATTTGCACTTGCAATTGCTATGTAACAACAAAACCCCCAATGGAGAACTTGATGATGATCTGGAACAAAATTTTGGCTACAGAGAAATAGGGGCATATTATTCTCTCCGAAAAAGCGACATCACAGGGCTTTACAATATGgtaaaaaataagttaaacatatttttaatttttgtaccCATAGGAATTATAAGTCACCTTATAGGGTGTAaagatatatacatttttttttttaacttcatgGCATTGATACCTCTATCAGCGCTCATGGGGCATGTAACAGAAGACTTGGCATTACACACAGGAGAAATAATTGGTGGCTTGTTAAATGCTACTTTTGGTAATTTGATGGAAATGATATTTTCCATTCAAGCCTTAAACGCTGGATTGATAAATGTCGTTCAGGGAACACTGCTAGGAAGTATATTGTCCAATCTGTTGCTAGTACTTGGTATGTCTTTCTTCGCAGGTGGCTTATATCATCATGtacaaaaatttaatgaaaaaggagcaaCGTGCAGTACCTCCTTGTTACTCTTGTCCAGTCTAGCCATAACCATTCCGACAGTTTCATCAGTTACAACAAACAATAATGTTGAAGTTCTTTTAAAAGTATCCAGAATAACTGCagttttgatttttttaacttattGCTTATTTCTGTTGTTTCAattgtacacacatatatcaCTATTTCAAGACAAAGAAATGACTGAAGAGGAGCCACAGCTATCCGTCCTCGCaggatccatttttttaatcataatAACTATCCTTGTAAGTATCCACTCCGAATATCTCATTACGACCATCGAAGCAGTTGTCAAGTATTACAACATATCTGAAAATTTTATTGGAGTTATTCTTTTGCCCGTTGTTGGTAACGCCACGGAACATTTAACAGCTGTTACAGTCGCTATAAAAAACAAAGTCGACTTAACCATGGGAGTAGCTGTTGGATCCTCGGCACAGATTGCTCTTTTCGTTGTTCCAGTTACTGTACTTTTTGGTTGGATTTTAAATCAGCCCATGACCCTTGCCTTTTCGCCCCTCTCCAGTGTCATTTTAGTAATTTCTGTCATTGTCACCATGGCAATTGTGCAAGACGGAGAGAGCAACTGGCTCGAGGGCGTTCTCCTCATCACGGCGTACCTCATCGTCGGCGTTGTTTTCTGGTTCGACACGTCGTAA
- a CDS encoding trophozoite exported protein 1, putative, translated as MNSKKRSRSGKSECITLPLEKTELLIESIHNLRNAVAVYRKELQEKNKCISEVKEDLNFYKCLVRNINVVWNIFNDDLLILAGEGVEGEVSADGRCHGKGRVCEDKDNSRSDGERQPEEETWHCKNEAAPYYNVEQIKNIFLKYVNKHRREGDEEENSDEEDSDFFKNPSEEDKDEKNDENDENDENNSDEEDGKKMNVNSKEEMNLEGKLKGGVERFTATEQSRRRDRSPSTGVKVKRERGESKGEEVAADVQNGRELDDKLQTILLSNMRKTIDMLNTVLHSAKKNVALNYNKDFVRKINYEKMLYYDKFMNEKKMKKEMENKCDELKIELDRLEKKRTLLLFKLNSENICSNILQEEEEKMHNFAKDTLSGVCVKGEDTVQNKGKDTVCGKCGFVSNESGKAGEGGVKVGVKGGVKGGVKGGVKGDVMEEMISGSSLASGACVSNENPAMVCLLNLEKEITKEKILHSEPFKQLIKESTEVYEQLKEREEEIVLLKNELLKKEQMRDEEYENLLNDTINDKKCLSKKIKNLEVDVMISTMEREKMQNKVNLLEHEIQTLKGIEANQVMQLEQKEKEICRMKVSIDKLKVSESTLREKILSLENGGVVSDTVLNGGCDKLVGLVGDDLHNELLEENKQLRLALEKKKNAENELSILKKNYDAMSEEIEEITKEFEKKQEQVDEMIIQIKNKELESLEKYNNSMNKTYVEENIKKLEQTYDEKISSINRLYEKYEKFAHLYLSLFYHARRRAAISDNAHEEQMSLFIKMKEKCESIFQRKNELAEILQTVYGSNRKLMDKCNVLYRENQHLAKIATSCKSRKDLKDASSKGEAKEEEEEEKLEESQLLIEENKELRRRLMCSVCMENFRNHIIVKCGHIFCESCIFSNLKTRNRKCPQCKIPFDKKDLQKIFLD; from the coding sequence ATGAATAGTAAGAAAAGGAGTAGGAGTGGAAAAAGCGAATGTATTACTTTGCCACTTGAGAAAACTGAACTTTTGATTGAAAGCATACACAACCTGAGGAACGCAGTAGCTGTTTATAGAAAGGAATTACAAGAGAAGAATAAATGCATTAGTGAAGTTAAGGAAGACTtgaatttttataaatgctTGGTAAGAAATATTAATGTAGTGTGGAATATTTTTAACGATGATTTGTTGATATTAGCAGGAGAAGGTGTGGAGGGGGAGGTTAGCGCTGATGGGCGATGTCATGGGAAGGGGAGAGTTTGCGAAGATAAGGATAATTCTCGTTCTGATGGGGAAAGGCAACCCGAAGAAGAAACGTGGCATTGCAAAAATGAAGCTGCCCCCTATTACAATGTTGAACagattaaaaatatttttttaaaatacgtGAATAAGCATAGGAGGGAAGGCGACGAGGAGGAGAACTCCGACGAAGAGGACTCCGACTTTTTTAAGAACCCATCGGAAGAGGACAAGGACGAGAAGAATGATGAGAATGAtgagaatgatgaaaataactccgatgaggaggatgggAAGAAGATGAATGTAAATTcgaaggaggaaatgaaCTTGGAGGGCAAGTTGAAAGGGGGGGTGGAGCGGTTCACTGCTACGGAGCAATCTCGGCGAAGGGACCGCTCCCCCTCCACCGGCGTGAAGGTAAAGAGGGAAAGAGGAGAAtcaaagggagaagaagtCGCCGCAGATGTACAGAACGGAAGGGAACTGGATGATAAATTACAAACCATCCTTCTGTCGAACATGAGGAAGACCATTGATATGCTAAACACAGTGTTACACTCTGCAAAAAAGAACGTGGCCCTGAATTACAATAAAGATTTTgttagaaaaataaattacgaaaaaatgtTATACTATGATAAATTtatgaatgagaagaaaatgaagaaagaaatggaGAATAAGTGTGATGAACTGAAGATTGAATTGGATCGactagaaaagaagagaactcttctcctttttaagtTGAACAGTGAGAATATATGTAGCAACATTCttcaggaggaggaggagaagatgCATAACTTCGCAAAAGACACCCTAAGTGGGGTGTGTGTGAAAGGGGAAGATACGGTTCAAAATAAGGGCAAGGATACAGTGTGCGGAAAGTGCGGCTTCGTGAGTAATGAGAGTGGGAAAGCAGGAGAAGGTGGTGTGAAAGTTGGTGTGAAAGGCGGTGTGAAAGGTGGTGTGAAAGGTGGTGTGAAAGGTGATGTGATGGAGGAGATGATAAGTGGGAGCAGTTTAGCAAGTGGTGCATGTGTTTCCAATGAAAACCCCGCAATGGTCTGTCTACTCAACCTTGAAAAAGAGATAACGAAGGAAAAGATACTTCACAGTGAACCGTTTAAGCAACTGATAAAGGAGTCCACCGAAGTGTATGAACAATTGAAGGAGAGAGAAGAGGAAATTGTTCTGTTAAAAAACGAACTGTTAAAGAAGGAGCAAATGCGTGATGAAGAATACGAGAATCTCCTGAACGATACcattaatgataaaaaatgcttgtcgaaaaaaataaaaaatttggaggTTGACGTTATGATATCTACTatggaaagggagaaaatgcaaaataagGTGAACCTGTTGGAGCATGAGATTCAGACATTGAAAGGGATAGAAGCGAACCAAGTAATGCAGTTggagcagaaggagaaagaaatatgTAGGATGAAAGTTTCAATTGACAAATTAAAGGTATCTGAAAGTACCTTacgagaaaaaattttatccttaGAAAATGGAGGAGTTGTGAGCGACACAGTTCTGAATGGAGGATGTGACAAATTGGTAGGCCTGGTGGGGGATGATTTACACAACGAACTGCTTGAGGAGAATAAGCAACTGAGACTTgctctggaaaaaaaaaaaaatgcagaaaatgaattgtccatattgaaaaaaaactacgaTGCAATGagtgaagaaatagaagaaataacGAAGGAGTTTGAGAAGAAGCAGGAACAAGTAGATGAAATGAttattcaaataaaaaacaaagagtTGGAATCTCtagaaaaatacaacaactCAATGAACAAAACGTACGTCGAAGAAAATATCAAAAAGCTAGAGCAAActtatgatgaaaaaatatcatccaTAAATCGGTTATACGAAAAGTATGAAAAATTTGCGCATTTATACTTATCGTTATTTTACCATGCCAGAAGAAGAGCTGCCATTTCTGATAATGCGCATGAAGAGCAAATGAGTTTGTTCAttaagatgaaggagaagTGTGAGTCAATATTCCAGAGGAAGAATGAGCTAGCCGAAATTCTGCAAACAGTATATGGTTCGAATAGGAAATTAATGGATAAATGCAACGTATTGTATAGAGAAAATCAGCACCTTGCGAAGATTGCTACATCTTGTAAAAGCAGAAAAGATCTAAAGGATGCATCATCGAAAGGGGAGgccaaagaagaagaagaagaagaaaaattggagGAGAGTCAATTACTTATCGAGGAAAACAAGGAACTACGTAGAAGGCTAATGTGTAGCGTCTGCATGGAAAATTTCCGAAATCACATTATTGTTAAGTGTGGTCACATATTTTGTGAGAGTTGCATTTTTAGTAATTTGAAAACGCGGAATAGGAAGTGTCCACAGTGCAAAATCCCTTTCGATAAGAAGGATTTGCAGAAGATTTTCCTCGATTGA
- a CDS encoding dihydroorotate dehydrogenase, putative: protein MLRHNYMRGKRYLIGETLFGGMSTQLRDVRVGTFGNFHQISWKYAKCYRSFAENVIWGGACRPLRREYMRRECMRGEYMRRECMRRHKLVEHVRSVSGQSNNANGGRRPPPRGDRREDDTEVKRRNSSERKEQLEEEMKKLHEEIEKEKGNHKKVLLLIFTCVVSVYMYFESYDPEFFLYDIFLKFLLKYVDGEMCHDLFLLMGKYNMLPYDTSKDSIYSCTGIGGLNFINPFGVAAGFDKNGVCIDGILKLGFSFIEVGTITPKPQKGNDKPRIFRDVETRSIINCCGFNNIGCDEVTENLKRFREKQKTDKLLHRHFVGVSLGKNKDSADILEDLSYCISRIGKYADYIAINVSSPNTPGLRDNQQSERLQRIILRVKEEVDKLEESNVVGDDVVRGDTWVNTSKRKPLVFVKLAPDLEEGEKKKIADVLLKTKVDGMIICNTTTEKFNIKNFQDKKGGVSGEKLKDVSTKFISQMYNYTNKKIPIIASGGIFTGKDALEKIEAGASVCQLYSCLVFNGMKAAVRIKRELDHLLYQRGYYKLEDAIGKAHRRGG, encoded by the coding sequence ATGCTTCGACATAACTACATGCGTGGCAAGAGGTACCTAATTGGGGAAACCCTCTTTGGGGGCATGAGTACCCAATTGCGCGATGTACGTGTTGGCACCTTTGGAAATTTCCATCAGATAAGTTGGAAATACGCAAAATGCTATAGATCCTTTGCGGAGAATGTTATATGGGGAGGAGCGTGCAGGCCTCTGAGGAGGGAATACATGAGGAGGGAATGCATGAGGGGGGAATACATGAGGAGGGAATGCATGAGGAGGCACAAATTGGTGGAACATGTTCGAAGTGTGAGTGGTCAGTCCAATAACGCGAACGGGGGGAGAAGACCCCCCCCAAGGGGAGATCGAAGAGAAGATGACACAGAAGTAAAGCGAAGAAACAGTAGTgagagaaaagaacaacTAGAAGAGGAGATGAAAAAACTAcatgaagaaatagaaaaggaaaaaggaaaccatAAAAAAGTTCTCCTCCTAATCTTTACATGTGTAGTATCGGTATACATGTACTTTGAATCATATGAtcctgaattttttttgtatgatatttttttaaaatttcttttaaagTATGTTGACGGGGAGATGTGCCACGATCTTTTTCTCCTAATGGGAAAATACAACATGCTACCATATGATACAAGTAAGGATAGTATATATTCTTGTACAGGAATAGGAGGGTTGAATTTTATTAATCCCTTTGGAGTGGCAGCCGGGTTTGATAAAAACGGAGTGTGCATTGATGGCATTCTCAAATTGGGGTTCTCTTTTATAGAAGTTGGAACGATAACTCCTAAACCACAGAAAGGAAATGACAAGCCAAGGATTTTCAGAGATGTGGAAACAAGGAGCATTATAAATTGCTGTGGTTTTAACAACATTGGTTGTGATGAAGTCACTGAGAATTTGAAACGCTTTCGGGAGAAGCAGAAGACAGACAAATTGCTCCATAGACATTTTGTTGGTGTTAGTTTAGGCAAGAATAAGGATTCTGCAGATATTCTGGAGGATCTGAGTTACTGCATATCTCGAATTGGCAAGTACGCAGATTATATAGCCATTAATGTGAGCTCCCCTAACACTCCCGGTTTGCGGGATAACCAACAATCGGAGCGCCTGCAGAGAATTATCTTGCGGGTGAAGGAGGAGGTGGATAAGTTGGAGGAGAGTAACGTCGTGGGGGATGATGTGGTACGTGGCGATACATGGGTGAACACGAGCAAGAGGAAACCCCTCGTCTTCGTGAAACTGGCTCCAGATTTagaagaaggagagaaaaaaaaaatagcagaTGTGCTACTTAAAACAAAAGTCGACGGGATGATTATTTGCAACACCACTACGGAAAAatttaacataaaaaattttcaagacaaaaaaggaggagtgAGTGGAGAAAAACTGAAAGATGTATCAACAAAGTTTATTTCACAAATGTATAATTATACGAACAAGAAAATTCCTATAATTGCCTCTGGAGGAATATTTACCGGGAAGGATGCGTTGGAGAAAATTGAGGCGGGGGCTTCGGTATGCCAGCTGTACTCTTGTTTGGTCTTTAATGGAATGAAGGCGGCAGTTCGAATAAAGCGTGAGTTGGACCACTTGCTTTATCAGCGGGGGTACTACAAGTTGGAGGATGCCATTGGGAAGGCCCACCGGCGGGGCGGGTAG